A segment of the Micromonospora sediminicola genome:
GGGGGCGGCTGGACATCCCGTTGTTGGACGGCAACGGCACACCGATGATGGTGCGGTTCGCCGTCCTGCGGGGTCAGGCCACGCTCGACGCCCGGCTGGAGGCGCTCTACTGAGCCCGGCTCAGCCGCCGAGCCGGACCAGGTCGTCGCGGTAGTCGGTCGCCGGGCCCAGCTCTGGCACCAGCCGGACCAGCGTGCCCTGCCGGTCCACCAGCAGCGCGGCGGCGGTGCCGGGGTGGGCGACGAGGTGCAGGTAGGACCGCAGTCCGCCGGCCGGGTCGCCGAGGGGCCGCACGCCGGGGACGGTGGCGGGGCCGGCGCTGCGGCCCTCGGTCACGGTCACCACGGTGACCCCGGCAGGTGCGGCCGCGGCCGCCGTGCCGACCTGGTCGGCGCAGGTGCAGGCGTCCACCAGGATGATCATGGCGGGTAGCAGGCTGCGCAGCGGCACCGGCGTGTCGTCGCCGCCGACCAGGTCGAGCGCGGGGAGCGGGCCGACCGCCAGCGGCGTGGCCGTGGTCCGGGGCAGCACGGTCGGGGCGCCGGAGCGGTTGGACCGGGGCCAGGTGACGGCCGCCAGGCCGGCGAGCGTGACCAGCACCGAGACCAGCAGCGCGAGTGCCGGAAGCCCGATCCGGACCGGGCCGGGCCGGGGCGCCGGCCGGGGGTCGCGGCGTAGCTCCCGGCGAACCTGCCGGGCCTCGTCGGCCAGCGCGGAGGCGTCGTCGGGGACGACCACCCGGCCCCATTCGGGCGGGAGCCCGGGCAGTCCGTCCGGCGGCCCCTGGCCGTCTGCGTCAGGCACGCCCATCGGACCCCCAGGAACGTCTCGGTGAGCGGACGTCGCGTCCTCCACCAGCGTCCCGCACCGAGGGCCGTACCGCCACACCTGGGCGCGAGTGGAGTTACGGAGCTACCATGGAAGAAGCGCATTGCCCTAGATCTGGACGCTCCCGTCACCCGTGCCAGGTTGTCATTCGTTCGTCACGGAGCGTGTTGAAACCATCGGCTTGACCGCCTGTCAAGCCGAAGAAATACCTCTCACAGGGCCCCTGAGCTGCGCCAACGGTCAGGACAGCGGTGAGACATCGGTGCCTGAGCGTGTTACCCTAGACACAGCGAAAGGGGTTTCGAACCTATGGTTTTCAGTGTCGGCGAGACCGTTGTTTACCCCCACCACGGGGCCGCACTCATCGAGGCAATCGAGACTCGGGTCATCAAGGGCGAGCCAAGGGAATACCTCGTCCTGAGGGTCGCGCAGGGTGACCTGACGGTCCGGGTGCCCGCCGAGAACGCCGAGATCGTGGGTGTGCGCGAGGTGGTCGGCGAAGAGGGCCTGGGCAAGGTCTTCGACGTGCTCCGTGCACCGCACACCGAGGAGCCGACCAACTGGTCGCGGCGTTACAAGGCGAATCTGGAGAAGCTGGCCTCCGGCAACCCGCTGAAGGTGGCCGAGGTCGTCCGCGACCTGTGGCGCCGGGAGCGGGAGCGGGGCCTGTCGGCGGGCGAGAAGCGCATGCTCGCCAAGGCCCGTGACATCCTCGTGGGCGAGGTCGCGCTGGCCGAGAAGAGCACCAAGGACGAGGCTGAGACTCTGCTCGACAAGGTGCTGACCGAGGCCTGATCCACACCTCTGCCTCTACCCGTCCCGCAGCGAACGAATCCGAGGACCGCGACGTGACCGCGCAGCTCAATCCGCGCGGTGACGTCGCGGTCCTCGTTCCTGCGGCCG
Coding sequences within it:
- a CDS encoding CarD family transcriptional regulator → MVFSVGETVVYPHHGAALIEAIETRVIKGEPREYLVLRVAQGDLTVRVPAENAEIVGVREVVGEEGLGKVFDVLRAPHTEEPTNWSRRYKANLEKLASGNPLKVAEVVRDLWRRERERGLSAGEKRMLAKARDILVGEVALAEKSTKDEAETLLDKVLTEA